A genomic window from Vitis riparia cultivar Riparia Gloire de Montpellier isolate 1030 chromosome 18, EGFV_Vit.rip_1.0, whole genome shotgun sequence includes:
- the LOC117906670 gene encoding probable protein phosphatase 2C 55 isoform X1: protein MSSSYFSRLRKAVHHGIQRSTIGQGGGLQDSVEVLLWRGKLLFGNSRLFHSKPFSSLSDLHVLLHPGTDFVARSDSHLANQRRTLSVVGTLSRAFSIPSVSGPSLQACAYHVDSALSKPGVFSYVSHKTPMAACSPRAVLGDCHLDNFISRRVHLPMSIKNGSNFHGNRGFNSCRKASMSLTIQEQSNNCLLYGYFIYNAAKRRSNYNPYIFSGLRDFHGSFSACYSAGTAPDMSFHNSQLEEQLANSSVSSEQNIQSDRTLKFLSGSCYLPHPDKEETGGEDAHFICIDEHAIGVADGVGGWADLGVDSGQYARELMSNSVTAIQEEPKGSVDPARVLEKAHFSTKAKGSSTACIIALTEQGLHAINLGDSGFIVIRDGCTVFRSPVQQHDFNFTYQLESGNGGDLPSSGQVFTIPVAPGDVVIAGTDGLFDNLYNNEVIAVVVHATRASLGPQVTAQKIAALARQRAQDKNRQTPFSTAAQDAGIRYYGGKLDDITVVVSYITSYSNGYRSSNSSWL, encoded by the exons ATGTCATCATCCTATTTTTCAAGACTGAGAAAGGCAGTTCACCATGGGATCCAAAGATCAACCATCGGGCAAGGAGGTGGGCTCCAAGACTCGGTGGAGGTTCTACTTTGGCGAGGAAAACTGTTGTTTGGGAACTCTAGGTTGTTTCATTCTAAACCATTTTCAAGCTTATCAGACCTGCATGTATTATTACACCCTGGCACTGATTTTGTGGCAAGATCAGATTCACATTTAGCAAATCAAAGAAGGACTCTTTCTGTTGTTGGAACACTTTCTCGCGCATTCTCCATTCCATCCGTGTCTGGCCCTTCATTGCAGGCTTGTGCATATCACGTCGATTCTGCACTCTCTAAGCCAGGCGTCTTTTCCTATGTGTCTCATAAGACACCTATGGCTGCTTGTAGTCCCAGAGCAGTGTTAGGTGATTGCCACttagataattttatttcaaggCGTGTGCATCTCCCAATGTCTATAAAAAATGGTAGTAATTTTCATGGCAATAGAGGTTTCAATAGCTGCAGAAAGGCTAGCATGAGCTTAACAATTCAAGAGCAGTCCAATAATTGTTTGCTTTATGGATATTTCATATACAATGCTGCAAAGAGGAGAAGCAATTATAATCCATATATTTTTTCTGGATTGAGAGATTTCCATGGATCATTCTCTGCATGTTACTCTGCTGGAACTGCACCCGATATGTCATTTCACAATTCTCAACTTGAGGAACAGCTTGCAAATTCTTCGGTTTCTTCTGAACA GAACATCCAATCGGACAGAACCTTGAAATTTCTATCAGGGTCATGTTACCTGCCCCATCCTGACAAAGAAGAAACTGGTGGTGAGGATGCTCACTTCATTTGTATTGATGAACATGCCATAGGTGTGGCAGATGGTGTTGGTGGCTGGGCAGATCTTGGTGTTGATTCAGGGCAGTATGCACGAGAACTCATGTCTAATTCAGTAACTGCAATCCAAGAGGAGCCTAAGGGTTCTGTGGACCCAGCTAGGGTTTTGGAGAAAGCTCACTTTAGCACAAAAGCTAAAGGGTCCTCAACAGCATGCATTATAGCCCTCACAGAGCAG GGTCTCCATGCCATTAATTTAGGGGACAGTGGATTCATAGTGATTAGAGATGGATGTACTGTCTTCCGGTCCCCAGTACAGCAGCATGATTTCAATTTCACCTATCAACTAGAGAGTGGAAATGGTGGTGATTTACCTAGCTCTGGTCAG GTTTTTACAATTCCTGTTGCTCCAGGAGATGTTGTAATTGCTGGCACAGATGGATTGTTTGATAATCTGTACAATAATGAGGTTATCGCAGTGGTGGTTCATGCCACTAGAGCCAGTTTAGGGCCTCAGGTGACAGCTCAGAAGATTGCAGCATTAGCACGCCAACGAGCACAGGACAAAAACCGGCAGACACCTTTCTCCACTGCTGCCCAAGATGCTGGGATCCGTTATTATGGTGGCAAGCTTGATGATATCACTGTCGTTGTTTCCTATATTACCAGTTACAGTAAT GGATACCGCTCTTCCAACAGCTCCTGGCTCTGA
- the LOC117906670 gene encoding probable protein phosphatase 2C 55 isoform X2 — MSSSYFSRLRKAVHHGIQRSTIGQGGGLQDSVEVLLWRGKLLFGNSRLFHSKPFSSLSDLHVLLHPGTDFVARSDSHLANQRRTLSVVGTLSRAFSIPSVSGPSLQACAYHVDSALSKPGVFSYVSHKTPMAACSPRAVLGDCHLDNFISRRVHLPMSIKNGSNFHGNRGFNSCRKASMSLTIQEQSNNCLLYGYFIYNAAKRRSNYNPYIFSGLRDFHGSFSACYSAGTAPDMSFHNSQLEEQLANSSVSSEQNIQSDRTLKFLSGSCYLPHPDKEETGGEDAHFICIDEHAIGVADGVGGWADLGVDSGQYARELMSNSVTAIQEEPKGSVDPARVLEKAHFSTKAKGSSTACIIALTEQGLHAINLGDSGFIVIRDGCTVFRSPVQQHDFNFTYQLESGNGGDLPSSGQVFTIPVAPGDVVIAGTDGLFDNLYNNEVIAVVVHATRASLGPQVTAQKIAALARQRAQDKNRQTPFSTAAQDAGIRYYGGKLDDITVVVSYITSYSNV, encoded by the exons ATGTCATCATCCTATTTTTCAAGACTGAGAAAGGCAGTTCACCATGGGATCCAAAGATCAACCATCGGGCAAGGAGGTGGGCTCCAAGACTCGGTGGAGGTTCTACTTTGGCGAGGAAAACTGTTGTTTGGGAACTCTAGGTTGTTTCATTCTAAACCATTTTCAAGCTTATCAGACCTGCATGTATTATTACACCCTGGCACTGATTTTGTGGCAAGATCAGATTCACATTTAGCAAATCAAAGAAGGACTCTTTCTGTTGTTGGAACACTTTCTCGCGCATTCTCCATTCCATCCGTGTCTGGCCCTTCATTGCAGGCTTGTGCATATCACGTCGATTCTGCACTCTCTAAGCCAGGCGTCTTTTCCTATGTGTCTCATAAGACACCTATGGCTGCTTGTAGTCCCAGAGCAGTGTTAGGTGATTGCCACttagataattttatttcaaggCGTGTGCATCTCCCAATGTCTATAAAAAATGGTAGTAATTTTCATGGCAATAGAGGTTTCAATAGCTGCAGAAAGGCTAGCATGAGCTTAACAATTCAAGAGCAGTCCAATAATTGTTTGCTTTATGGATATTTCATATACAATGCTGCAAAGAGGAGAAGCAATTATAATCCATATATTTTTTCTGGATTGAGAGATTTCCATGGATCATTCTCTGCATGTTACTCTGCTGGAACTGCACCCGATATGTCATTTCACAATTCTCAACTTGAGGAACAGCTTGCAAATTCTTCGGTTTCTTCTGAACA GAACATCCAATCGGACAGAACCTTGAAATTTCTATCAGGGTCATGTTACCTGCCCCATCCTGACAAAGAAGAAACTGGTGGTGAGGATGCTCACTTCATTTGTATTGATGAACATGCCATAGGTGTGGCAGATGGTGTTGGTGGCTGGGCAGATCTTGGTGTTGATTCAGGGCAGTATGCACGAGAACTCATGTCTAATTCAGTAACTGCAATCCAAGAGGAGCCTAAGGGTTCTGTGGACCCAGCTAGGGTTTTGGAGAAAGCTCACTTTAGCACAAAAGCTAAAGGGTCCTCAACAGCATGCATTATAGCCCTCACAGAGCAG GGTCTCCATGCCATTAATTTAGGGGACAGTGGATTCATAGTGATTAGAGATGGATGTACTGTCTTCCGGTCCCCAGTACAGCAGCATGATTTCAATTTCACCTATCAACTAGAGAGTGGAAATGGTGGTGATTTACCTAGCTCTGGTCAG GTTTTTACAATTCCTGTTGCTCCAGGAGATGTTGTAATTGCTGGCACAGATGGATTGTTTGATAATCTGTACAATAATGAGGTTATCGCAGTGGTGGTTCATGCCACTAGAGCCAGTTTAGGGCCTCAGGTGACAGCTCAGAAGATTGCAGCATTAGCACGCCAACGAGCACAGGACAAAAACCGGCAGACACCTTTCTCCACTGCTGCCCAAGATGCTGGGATCCGTTATTATGGTGGCAAGCTTGATGATATCACTGTCGTTGTTTCCTATATTACCAGTTACAGTAATGTATGA
- the LOC117906279 gene encoding cytochrome P450 734A1-like, with amino-acid sequence MHLLLLALFFSAVILVFKFVHSIIWVPWRIQQYFKTQGIGGPGYRPISGNVGEFQRMYAEAQSKSMSGLQHDILHRVLPHYSRWSGAYGKTFIWWLGTKPRLALADPESIKEVFLKAGVSYDKARFNPLSKLLFAGGLVALNGEKWALHRRITNQAFNTETVKGWVPEIVASTSKMLEEWEEARRGRDELEREVHRELQNLSADIISRTAFGSSFQEGKCIFELQEQQTHLVVQALRSIYIPGFRYLPTKKNRERWRIEKEIEESIQRLIDNNNKTKENSKNLVSLLLSAYKNQHGEEERLTVQEVIDECKTFYFAGKETTGNLLTWALVLLAMHQEWQTKAREEVVQVYGHTMSSSADNLSKLKTVGMIINETLRLYPPVQTMSRVPTKNVKLGRLGVPAGTQISLAMTAVHHDTQIWGENANEFNPFRFKEPRKQLGSFFPFGLGPRICIGQNFAMVEVKIVLAMIIQQYSFVLSPTYVHAPTQTFTLQPQYGAHILFTRI; translated from the exons ATGCATCTTCTACTGCTTGCCCTATTCTTCAGTGCTGTGATACTGGTATTCAAATTCGTACACTCAATCATCTGGGTTCCATGGAGGATCCAACAATACTTCAAGACTCAGGGCATCGGCGGCCCAGGGTACCGACCCATTTCAGGAAACGTGGGCGAGTTCCAGCGTATGTACGCGGAGGCTCAGTCGAAATCAATGAGTGGATTGCAGCATGACATACTTCACCGAGTGCTTCCGCACTACTCCAGGTGGTCAGGCGCTTACGGGAAGACGTTTATTTGGTGGTTAGGGACAAAGCCCAGGCTGGCTCTAGCAGATCCGGAGTCGATTAAGGAGGTTTTCCTCAAAGCAGGTGTGTCCTATGATAAGGCTAGGTTTAACCCCCTGTCTAAGCTGCTGTTTGCAGGTGGACTTGTTGCGTTGAACGGTGAGAAGTGGGCTCTTCATAGAAGAATCACGAATCAGGCTTTCAATACGGAGACAGTTAAG GGGTGGGTGCCGGAAATTGTGGCAAGTACTAGTAAGATGTTGGAAGAGTGGGAGGAAGCAAGAAGGGGGAGGGATGAATTGGAAAGGGAAGTGCATAGAGAGCTGCAAAATCTTTCTGCAGACATTATATCTAGAACGGCTTTTGGGAGCAGTTTCCAGGAGggaaaatgcatttttgaacTACAAGAACAGCAAACCCACCTCGTCGTCCAGGCTTTGAGAAGTATCTACATTCCTGGCTTCAG ATATTTGCCCACTAAAAAGAATAGAGAAAGGTGGAGAATAGAGAAGGAAATTGAAGAATCAATACAAAGGCTGATAGACAATAACAACAAAACGAAAGAGAATTCTAAAAATCTAGTCAGTCTACTGTTGTCTGCCTACAAGAATCAGCATGGTGAAGAAGAGAGATTAACCGTGCAAGAAGTTATAGACGAATGCAAGACCTTCTACTTTGCAGGAAAGGAAACAACTGGTAATCTTTTGACTTGGGCACTTGTCCTTTTAGCAATGCATCAAGAATGGCAAACCAAGGCACGAGAAGAAGTGGTCCAAGTCTATGGCCACACCATGTCTTCCTCTGCAGACAATTTAAGCAAGCTCAAGACT GTGGGCATGATAATCAATGAAACACTTCGACTCTATCCCCCTGTCCAAACCATGTCAAGGGTACCGACAAAAAATGTGAAGTTAGGAAGGTTAGGTGTTCCTGCAGGCACACAGATCTCTTTGGCCATGACCGCTGTTCATCATGACACTCAAATATGGGGTGAAAATGCTAATGAATTCAACCCCTTCAGATTTAAGGAGCCTCGGAAGCAATTAGGCTCATTTTTCCCATTTGGGTTAGGCCCCAGGATATGCATAGGTCAAAATTTTGCGATGGTTGAGGTGAAAATTGTCCTAGCCATGATCATCCAACAATATTCCTTTGTCTTATCTCCAACATATGTTCATGCCCCAACGCAAACCTTTACCCTGCAGCCCCAGTACGGTGCCCACATCCTCTTTACAAGGATTTGA